One genomic segment of Hordeum vulgare subsp. vulgare chromosome 2H, MorexV3_pseudomolecules_assembly, whole genome shotgun sequence includes these proteins:
- the LOC123430149 gene encoding triacylglycerol lipase 2-like has product MSRGSSCLFGLLVVMCVGASAARPAPEESLGAAANGTCRSRVEPFGYGCEEHTVTTQDGYILSLQRITSGRGGESATSGGGNVPVLLQHGLMMDGMTWLMNSPNESLGYILADNGYDVWIANTRGTVYSLGHTSLSSSDPAYWNWSWDELASNDLSAMLQYVYDQSAQQKVHYVGHSLGTLIALAALSDQQQHVSMLRSAGLLSPISFLNKVSSPLALAAADVFLAEALYWLGIDEFDPTGTAVHGLLTDICKLPGVDCYHLMTSFTGDNCCLDNSSVQTFLAHEPQASSTKNMVHLAQMIRRGIIAKYDYGDASDNIKYYGQATPPVYNVSAIPDDFPLFLSSGGRDSLSDVQDVRRLEQALKPHDSDTLTVQYLADYAHADFVLAGNAKERVYGPLMAFFRLQDK; this is encoded by the exons ATGTCGAGAGGCAGCAGCTGCTTGTTTGGGCTGTTGGTTGTGATGTGCGTCGGGGCCTCGGCAGCACGACCAGCTCCAGAGGAATCGCTTGGGGCGGCGGCGAACGGCACGTGCCGGTCCAGGGTGGAACCCTTCGGCTACGGATGCGAGGAACACACG GTGACGACCCAAGACGGATACATCCTAAGCCTGCAGCGCATCACGAGCGGCCGTGGCGGCGAGTCGGCGACGAGCGGCGGCGGGAATGTGCCGGTCCTGCTGCAGCATGGCCTCATGATG GACGGGATGACATGGCTGATGAACTCGCCCAACGAGTCCCTGGGTTACATCCTAGCGGACAACGGATACGACGTCTGGATTGCCAACACGCGCGGCACTGTCTACAGCCTCGGCCACACATCACTTTCTTCCAGTGATCCG GCCTACTGGAACTGGTCGTGGGACGAGCTAGCCAGCAACGATCTCTCCGCGATGCTGCAGTACGTGTACGACCAGTCGGCCCAGCAGAAGGTGCACTATGTGGGCCACTCCCTG GGCACGTTGATCGCGCTGGCTGCCCTGAGCGACCAGCAACAGCACGTATCGATGCTGCGGTCGGCTGGCCTGCTCAGCCCCATCTCGTTTCTCAACAAGGTGTCGTCGCCGTTGGCGCTGGCGGCGGCCGACGTTTTCCTCGCCGAG GCTCTCTACTGGCTGGGAATCGACGAGTTCGATCCAACGGG GACCGCTGTTCACGGTCTGCTCACTGACATATGCAAGCTACCAGGGGTGGATTGCTACCATCTCATGACATCGTTTACAGGCGATAATTGCTGCCTTGACAACTCCTCCGTCCAGACCTTCCTTGCTCATGAGCCGCAAGCTTCTTCAACCAAAAACATGGTTCATTTGGCTCAGA TGATCAGACGAGGTATAATCGCCAAGTACGACTACGGCGACGCCAGCGACAACATCAAGTACTACGGCCAGGCGACGCCGCCCGTGTACAACGTCTCGGCGATCCCCGACGACTTCCCTCTCTTCCTCAGCAGCGGCGGCAGGGACAGCCTCTCCGATGTGCAGGACGTTCGCCGCCTCGAGCAGGCGCTCAAGCCGCATGACAGCGACACGCTCACTGTCCAGTACCTGGCCGACTACGCGCACGCCGACTTCGTCCTGGCTGGGAACGCCAAGGAGAGAGTCTACGGGCCTCTCATGGCCTTCTTCAGGCTCCAGGACAAATGA
- the LOC123430150 gene encoding fasciclin-like arabinogalactan protein 3 has product MSLVVSSFAAAVLLLLALASPAAAFNITRILGEFPDFSTFNGLLSQTKLADEINRRQTITVLAVNNGGMGGITSLPSDVQRKVLAVHVVLDYYDTEKLGSMKNRSAVLTTLFQSTGQAANRMGFINYTRRATDGVMMFGSAEPGAPLMSQMVKSVMSRPYNISVLEVSSAIVPPSIGSGDNSKAHAPAPAHAKTPAPAPTPSKSKKPEKEGAPVPAPAPSDDSIADAPADGPDADGPAPADAPADDDDDKSSDDTGDAAGRVVARLGLGIGALLMILLSL; this is encoded by the coding sequence ATGTCTCTGGTCGTCTCCTCCTTTGCCGCCGCGGTGCTTCTGCTCCTTGCACTGGCGTCACCGGCGGCAGCCTTCAAcatcaccaggatccttggcgaGTTCCCCGACTTCTCCACGTTCAACGGCCTCCTCAGCCAGACGAAGCTCGCGGACGAGATCAACCGCCGGCAGACAATCACGGTGCTGGCAGTGAACAATGGAGGGATGGGCGGCATCACCTCGCTCCCCTCCGACGTCCAGCGGAAGGTGCTCGCCGTGCACGTGGTCCTGGACTACTACGACACGGAGAAGCTGGGCAGCATGAAGAACCGGTCGGCCGTGCTGACGACGCTCTTCCAGTCCACAGGCCAGGCCGCCAACCGGATGGGTTTTATCAACTACACCAGGCGCGCCACCGACGGCGTGATGATGTTCGGCTCCGCCGAGCCCGGCGCCCCGTTGATGTCCCAAATGGTGAAGTCCGTCATGTCCCGCCCCTACAACATCTCCGTGCTGGAGGTGAGCTCCGCCATCGTGCCGCCCAGCATCGGCTCCGGCGACAACAGCAAAGCTCACGCTCCGGCGCCTGCCCATGCTAAGACCCCTGCGCCAGCACCGACGCCGTCCAAGAGCAAGAAGCCAGAGAAAGAGGGAGCCCCCGTCCCTGCCCCTGCCCCGTCCGACGATTCTATTGCCGACGCGCCTGCGGACGGGCCCGATGCGGACGGCCCGGCGCCCGCCGATGCGCcggcagatgatgatgatgacaagagCAGCGACGACACCGGGGACGCTGCGGGCAGGGTGGTTGCCCGTCTAGGTCTTGGTATCGGGGCGCTTCTCATGATTCTTCTGTCACTCTGA